The Nocardioides marmorisolisilvae genomic interval CCGGTTCGATCGTGACCTGGCGGCGCGGATCAGCGGAGTGCTTGACGGTGCGCCGGTGATCCCGACGATGGCCGGTCACGACGCCGGTGTGCTCTCCGCCGCCGGCATCCCCACCGCGATGCTCTTCGTCCGGAACCCGACCGGGGTGTCGCACTCGCCGGCCGAGCACGCGGAGATGGCCGACTGCCTGGCCGGGGTGACAGCCCTGGCCGACGTCCTGGCGGAGCTGGCTCGGTGAGCGGCCGCTCGTCGTACCTCCTGGAGCACGCGCTGGTCGACGGCGTCGTGCAGGACGACGTCCTGGTCGTGGTGGAGGGCGGCACGATCACCGGGATCGACCACTCGGTGCACCGGATGGGACCACTCGGCGCGCCGGATGGGACCACTCGGCGGATCGGGGGGCTGGTGCTGCCGGGGATGGCGAACTGCCACTCGCACGCGTTCCACCGGGCGCTGCGCGGGCACACCCAGGCGGAGCGCGGCAGCTTCTGGACCTGGCGCGAGCAGATGTACCAGCTGGCCGAGGACCTCACCCCGGACAGCTACTTCGCGCTCGCGCGGCAGGTGTACGCCGAGATGGCCGCCGCGGGCATCACCGCGGTGGGGGAGTTCCACTACCTGCACCACCAGCCCGACGGACGTCCGTACGACGACCCCAACGAGATGGGCCGGGCCCTGCTCGCCGCCGCCGACGACGCAGGTCTGCGCATCCGCCTGCTGGACACCTGCTACGTCGCGGCCGGGCTGGAGCGGGATGGTGCGGCCCGGGCCCCCGAGGGGGTGCAGCGCCGGTTCAGTGACGGCGACGCGACCCGGTGGGCCGAGCGGGTCGAGGCGTTCGGCGACGACCGGGTCGGCGCCGCGATCCACTCGGTGCGGGCGGTGCCTCGAGAGCAGCTCGCGACGGTGGCCGCGTGGGCGGCCGGCCGGCCGCTGCATGTCCACCTGTCCGAGCAGGTCGCCGAGAACGACGACTGCCTCGACGCGCACGGGCTGACCCCTACCCAGCTGCTGGCCGAGGAGGGCGTGCTGGGTCCGATGACCAGCGTCGTGCACGCCACCCATCTGACGTCCACGGACATCGACCTGCTCGGTCAGGCGGGCTGCTTCGCCTGCTTCTGTCCCACCACCGAGCGCGACCTCGCCGACGGGATCGGGCCCTCCCGCGCGTTGGCCGCGGCGGGTGCCCGGCTGACGCTCGGGTCCGACAGCCACGCCGTGATCGACCCCTTCGAGGAGCTGCGCGCCGTGGAGATGCACGAGCGGCTGGCGACCCAGCAGCGTGGACACTGGTCGGCCGCCGAGCTTCTCGAGGCCGGGACCGCGGTCGGTCACGAGTCACTCGGCTTCGCCGACGCCGGGCGGATCGCACCAGGGCAGCGTGCCGAGCTCGTCGTCGTGGACCTGGACACCTGGCGCACCCGTGGTGCCGGGGCGTCCGCCGAGACGGCGGTCTTCGCCGCGACCGCCGCCGACGTCACGGAGGTGCTCCATGGTTGACGCCGGTGCCGCGGAGCTGTGGACCGGCATCGGCGAGCTCGTCACCAACGACCCGTCCGTCGACGGCACCGCGCTCGGCGTGCTCACCAACGCCGCCCTGGTGGTCGCGGGCGGTCGCGTGGTCTGGGCGGGGCCCCGCACCCAGGCGCCGGCCGCCGACCTGGCCCGCGACCTCGGTGGCCGCGCCGTCGTCCCCGGCTTCGTCGACTCGCACTCCCACCTGGTCTTCGCGGGCGACCGGTCCGGCGAGTTCGCCGCTCGGATGAGCGGCCAGCCGTACGCCGCAGGCGGGATCCGCACCACCGTCGCCGCCACCCGCGCGGCCAGCGACGAGCAGCTCGGGGCGAACCTGGCCCGCCATGTCGCCGAGATGCGTCGGCAGGGCACCACGACAGTGGAGGTCAAGAGCGGCTACGGGCTGACCGTGCTGGACGAGGCCCGGAGCCTCGCCATCGCCCGGGAGCTCACGCCGGAGACGACCTACCTCGGTGCACACGTCGTGCCGGAGGGCACCACGGCGGAGGAGTACGTCGACCTGGTGACCGGACCGATGCTCGACCGGGCCGCGCCGTACGCGAAGTGGGTCGACGTGTTCTGCGAGGCCGGTGCCTTCGACGCGGACCAGGCCCTGGCCGTGCTACGTGCCGGAGTCGCCCACGGCCTGCAGCCCCGGGTGCACGCCAACCAGCTGGGTCCGGGCCCCGGGATCGGCGTCGCCTGCGAGGTCGCGGCGGCGAGCGCCGACCACTGCACCTTCGCGACCGACGAGGACCTGGCGAACCTCGCCGACGCCGGGGTCGTGGCGACCCTGCTGCCGGGGGTCGAGTTCAGCACCCGGTCGCCGTACCCCGACGCGCGTCGGTTCCTGGCGGCCGGCGTCACCGTCGCGCTCGCCACCGACTGCAACCCTGGGTCGTGCTACACCAGCTCGATGCCGTTCTGCATCGCCGTCGCGGTGCGCGACATGCGGATGACCCCGGCGGAGGCGCTGTGGTCGGCCACGGCAGGCGGTGCCGCGGCGCTTCGCCGCCACGACGTCGGCCGGCTCACGGTCGGTGCGCGCGCCGACTTCGCAGTGCTGGACGCACCGTCGTACGTTCACCTTGCGTACCGGCCGGGGGTGCCATTGGTGTCGGAGACGCACCTGGCGCCCGCGCCACTCGATTTGGGGGACGAATGACCGGTGTGCTGCGCCGTTCCCCGGTGGCAGGATTCCGGAGACCACTGGAGAAAGAGGATAAACATGCGTCGTGGAACCATTGCGGCCGTCGTCGCCCTGACGGCCGCGCTCATGCTCAGCGGATGTGGCTCGAGCTCGCTCAATGACACCGGCCAGCACAAGTCGACGGTCACCAGCAGTGTGAACAAGGCTGCTGCGGCGATGGTGCCGAAGGCGATCAAGGACAAGGGCACGTTGGTCGTCGGGTCGGACGCCAGCTACGCGCCCAGCGAGTTCCTGGCCGGCGACGGCACCACCGTCGAGGGCTTCGACGTCGACCTGTTCAACGCGGTGGCCAAGACCCTGGGCCTGAAGGCGACCTACCAGAACGCCAAGTTCGGCTCGATCATCTCCGGTGTCAACAGTGGCAAGTTCGACATCGGAGTGTCGAGCTTCTCGATCGACGCCGACCGCGAGAAGTCGGCGACGATGGTCAGCTACTTCTCCGCCGGCACGCTGTGGGCGGTGGCCTCGGGCAACCCGAAGAAGATCGACCCCACCAAGCCCTGCGGGATCAGGGTCGCGGTGCAGTCGAGCACCACCCAGTCGCTCGACCAGCTGCCGCCGTTGGTGAAGGCCTGCCAGAAGGCCGGGAAGCCCACCCACGTCGACTCCTACGACCAGCAGAACCAGGCCACCGCAGCGGTGGTGTCCGGCAAGGACGACGCCATGCTGGCCGACTCGCCGGTGATCGCCTACGCGGTCAAGCAGTCGAAGGGCAAGCTCGAAGCCGTCGGGAGCATCTTCGCCTCCGCGCCCTACGGCTACGTGCTGCCGAAGAGCGAGACGGACTTCGGCAAGGCGATCGTGGCCGCGTTGAAGGTCCTCCAGTCCAACGGTGAGTACGAGAAGATCCTCAAGAGCTGGGGCGTCGAGCAGGGCGCGATCAGCGACTTCGTGGTCAACCCGCCCGCGACGAGCTGATGTCCGACACCGACACGCGGCTGGCTCCCGGGGCATCCCCCGGGGGCCAGCCGGAGCGGCCGGGGGCCATCGACGCCGTCCCGGTCCGGCACCCGTGGCGCTGGGTGGCTGTCGCGGTCCTCCTGGTGCTCCTCGCGAAGGTCCTCGGCATCGTGGTCGGGAACCCCGCCTTCGACTGGAGCTTCATCGGCCAGGCGATGATCCAGAGCCCGGTCATCCGAGGCCTGCTGCTGGGCACGCTCCTGGGCACCGTCTGCGCGATGGTCGGGTCCGTGATCCTCGGAGTGATCCTCGCGGTCATGCGGCTATCGGAGAACAAGGTTCTCTCGATCCTCGCCTGGGGCTACATCTGGTTCTTCCGCGCGATCCCCCGGTACGTGCTGCTGTTCATGATGGGCGCGATCGGCGCCCTATGGCCCGACAACAAGGGCGGGCTGAGCCTGGGCGTGCCCTTCGGGCCGGACATCATGCACGCGTTGGGCTTCAGCGGGAAGCTGACCTTCCTCAACCTCGATGCCAACCATCTCTTCTCCGGGCTGGTGGGCGGCATCATCGGGCTGATCCTCTCCGAGGCGGCCTACATGGCCGAGATCGCGCGCGCGGGCATCCTGTCGGTCGATGACGGCCAGCGCGAGGCGGCGTGTGCGCTGGGCATGTCCAACGGGCTGGCGATGCGCCGCGTCGTACTGCCGCAGGCGATGCGGGTGATCGTGCCGCCGACCGGCAACGAGACCATCGCGATGCTCAAGGACACCGTGCTGATGACCGCGATCCCGGTCAACAGCGAGCTCTTCTTCCAACTCAGCCAGATCGGGGCCCGGACGTTTCAGGCATGGGGTACGGCGGTCGCCGCAGTGATCTGGTACCTCATCATCTGCAGCATCCTGATGTACGTGCAGATGCACGTGGAGCGGTACTTCGGCCGGGGGTTCGGCGGTCGACCCCCGGGCGGGACGCAGGGCTTTCGAGCGAAGATGCTCGGCCTCAGTGGAGGGATGTCGAGATGAACGAGATGCCGCTGGTGCACGCGGTCAACGTGCACAAGGCCTTCCACGGCAATGAGGTGCTCAAGGGCATCGACTTCGACGTCGAGGCCGGCGAGGTGGTCTGCCTCGTCGGCCCGTCGGGATCGGGCAAGACGACCTTCCTGCGGTGCATCAACCAGCTCGAGGACATCGATGCCGGCCGGATCTGGGTTGACGGGGACCTCGCGGGCTACCAGGAGAAGGGCGGTCGGCTGCACCGGTTGACGGACAAGGCGCTCGCGGCGCAGCGTCGCGAGATCGGGATGGTATTCCAGCGCTTCAACCTCTTCCCCCACATGACTGCCCTGGAGAATGTGATGGAGGCGCCGGTCAGGGTCAAGGGCGTCGCCAGGGACGCGGCCCGCAGCCGTGGTCTCGAGCTCCTCGCGCGCGTCGGCCTGAGTGACCGGTGCGAGCACTATCCGGCGCAGCTCTCCGGCGGCCAGCAGCAACGCGTGGCGATCGCGCGGGCCCTCGCCATGGACCCGAAGCTGATGCTCTTCGACGAGCCCACCTCCGCGCTCGACCCGGAGCTCGTCGGGGAGGTGCTCAGCGTGATGCGCGAACTGGCCCAGGCGGGGATGACGATGATCGTGGTCACCCACGAGATGGGGTTCGCCCGCGACGTCGCCGACAAGGTCGTGTTCATGGACGGTGGGGTCGTGGTGGAGCAGGGCGATCCGCGTGAGGTGATCAACAACCCCCAGCACGAGCGGACGAAGAGCTTCCTCTCGCGCATCCGCGAGGAGAACGACGAGTACGCCGCGGCGCTGCAGGAACGCACTGCAGCGGAGCAGGTCTGAGAAGCCGTCTGCAGCCGGTGGTGCCCATCTGAGGTAGGGCCGGGACGAAGCTAGGTCAAGCGTCCGATGGCCCGCCCTACCTCAGGGGGCGAACCTCGAGTCAACGACGATTCGAGGAGTTCGGCGATGAGCATGAGCATGAACAGTGAGCAGGTCCTCCGCTCCGAGATCAATTACCGGATGGAGCAGGGCCAAGGTCGTCCGGGGAGCCGGCTGAGCAGCTGGGCCCGGGCGGAGGGCAGGTCGGAGACGCTGGTGCGCCGCGGCTGGCGACGGGTGCGGCCGACGAGCGGGCCGGCCTGTTGAGCACGACTGCTCCGCTCTCCGCGCCCGACGCGGACCTGTCGGTGGCCCTTGGCATGATGGGCGACGTGTGGGCCGAGCGGAGCAGGACCGTCGGGCTCTTCGGGCGCGACCGCGAGCTTGCCGAGATGCGCGAGCTGGTCGGCGGAGCTGTGCCCCGATCGGCCGCACTGGTGGTCTCCGGGGACGCCGGGGTCGGCAAGACCAGGCTGCTCGGGGAGTTCGTCGACCGGCTCGACCGCGACGGCTGGCGGGTGCTGCTCGGCCACTGCCTCGACTTCGGTGACACCGCGATGCCCTACCTGCCCTTCACCGAGATGCTGCGACGTCTCGACCAGGTGGAGCCGGCGCTGGCCGCCGAGCTGGCCGCCGCCCACCCCGCGCTGGCCCAGCTGAGCCGCACCCAGCGCGGCTCCGACACCCCCAGCGACGGCCTCGACCGGGCCGAGATCTTCGCCTCGATGCACGCCTGCCTGGAGGACCTCGCCGGTCGGGGGCCCGTCGCGGTGCTCGTCGAGGACATGCACTGGGCCGACCCGTCGTCCCGCGACCTGGTGAGCTTCCTGCTGGCTCGTGGGTTCAGCGGACCCGTGGCGCTGATCGCCACCTACCGCTCCGACGACCTGCACCGTCGCCACCCGCTGCGCCGTACCGTCACCGAGTGGATGCGGCTGCCGGGCCTCAGGCGCATCCAGCTCGGCCCGTTGGGCGGACCCGACGTGCGCCGGATGATCGGCGCGATCATCGGCGGTGCCGAGGTGACCGAGTACGCCACCGACGTCGAGCGCATCGTGCACCGCGCCGACGGCAACCCGTTCTACGTCGAGGAGCTGGTCAGTGCCTTCCTCAGCGGCGGCTGGCAGCTGCCCGAGGACCTCGCCGACCTGCTCCTGGTCCGCCTCGACCGCCTCGACGAGCGGGCCCGGACCCTGGTGCGTGAGGCCTCGGTGGCCGGCCAGCGGGTGCCGCACGACCTGCTGGCGGCGGTGACCAGCCTGTCGGAGGCCGACCTCGACGCGTCGTTGCGGTCGGCGCTCGACCAGCACGTGCTGATCCGGTCGGGCGACCGGGCCTACATGTTCCGGCACGCCCTGCTCGGTGAGGCGGTGTACGACGACCTGCTCCCCGGCGAGCGGCTCCGCCTCCACAAGGCCTACGCCGCCGCGATCCGCAACCGGGTCGGCGGCGCCAGCCCGGCGGCGCTCGCCCGGCACGCGCACGCCTCCCACGACCTCCCGACGGCCCTGCTGGCGAGCATCGATGCGGGTCGCAAGGCGCTGGTCTCCGGCGGTCCCGACGAGTCCGCCCGGCACTTCCAGACGGCGCTGGAGATCTACGACCGTGCCGCCCGCGAGATGGACGACCCGCCGGACCTCGCCGAGCTGGTCAGCGAGACGAGCGAGGCGATGGCTGTCTCGGGCCACCCGCTGCGGGCCCTCGGGATGGTCTCCGAGCAACTCGCCGAGCTCCCCGCCGACGCATCCGCGACCAGCCGGGCGCGGTTGCTGCTCGCGATCGCCGAGGCTGCGCTGGTCACCGAGTCGCAGGTCGACCTGATGGAGGTGACCACCGAGGGCCTGGCGCTCGTGGGCGAGGCGCCGAGCAGTCTGAGGGCCAAGCTGCTCGCGGCCAGGGCCTGGGCCCACATCATCGTCAGCGACTTCGCCAGTGCCCGCGCCACCGCCGACGAGGCGCTGGAGATGGCCAGCAAGCTGCAGCTCCCCGCACTCGCGGCCGACGTCCGGCTGATCCTGACCCGGCTCAGCACCTTCGACGACTTCGGTGCCACCGCACGGGCCGAGCTCAAGGAGTCGGTCGCGGAGGCGCAGCGGCGCGGGGACTTCGAGGGGCAGCTGGTGGCGCTGTTCCGACTCGGCATCGTGCACTACGAGTACGCCGAGCACGACGCCGCTCGGGAGGCCTGGACCCAGGCGGCCGAGCTCGCCACGCGGCACGGCCGGCCGTGGTCGCCGTACGGCTTCGACGCCCGGCTCCGAGCGGCCATGGTGGCGCAGGTGACCGGCGAGTGGGACGAGGCGCTGCGCATCGTCGACGCCTCCGGGGAGTCACCGCCGTCCACGCTGCGCGCCCTGCTCACCAGCGTCGAGCTGCTCGTCGCCGCCGGACGGGGCGACACTGCCGCGCTGCTGCGCTTTCCCGCGGTGCGCGAGCGGTGGCGGCGAGACGGGTTGATCGCGATCCTGAGTGGGGCGGCGGCCATCGACCTGGTCGGCGCCCGCGACGGGCATGTCGGCGCGATGGCGACCTACCAGGACGTCGTGGACGTGATGAGCAGCATGTGGGAGCCGGCCTTCCAGGCACGGGTCCGGATGGCCGCGCTGACCCTCGGCCACCTCGTGGCGGCGACCCCGGCGACACCGTCCGCGGACCGTGCCGTGCTGCTCGCGGAGGCCGACCGTCTGGTTGCCGACGCCGACCTGGTCATCGACACCCTCAACGAGCGGGGTCGTCCCTTCGGCGTCGAAGGTCAGGCCTGGCTGTCCCGGGTCGCCGCCGAGCGCCAGCATCTCGGTTGGCTGTGCGGCACCGAGACCGACGTCGAGGCGCTCATCGAGGCCTGGCGGACCAACGTCGCGCACTTCGAGGCGTTCGGCGAGGTCCACGAGATCGCTCGGGCGCAGGCCCGACTCGCCGTCGTGCTCCGGGCCGCGGGTCGCGCCGACGAGGCCCGGGCGATCGCCGAGAAGGCCCGCCGGGCGGCGTCCCGGCTCGGCGCGCGTCCGCTGCTGACCGAGCTCGCCTCCTTCGAGAGCCGCGCCAACGGCGCCGACCGCTCGGCAGAGCTGACCCCGCGCGAGCGGGAGATCCTCGGCCTGGTGGCGCAGGGCCGCACGAACGGCGAGGTCGCGCGCCAACTGTTCATCTCGACCAAGACCGTCAGCGTGCACGTCTCGAACATCCTCGCCAAGCTGGGCGCCTCGGGTCGCACCGAGGCGGCGGCGATCGCGCGCCGCGAGCAGCTGCTCTAGCGACCCCTGCTCCGCGACGACAGCCCCGACCGCACGGCAACCGCCTCCTGAAATTCAACTGAACGGGGTTCAACAAGGGCCGCCGTACTCGTAGTATGGACGCCGCGGGGGATGAGCCGAGGAGGGTCGATGACCACGACCGAGGAACGCATGGCGCGGATGGCGCTGCCCGTCGCGACCCAACGGCGAGCGGCCGTCGATCCCAGCACGCTGCCGCCGGGGCCCGGCTGGCCCACCATCCTGCAGAGCATCGGCCTGCTCCGGTTCCGGCACGCGTTCATCCCCTGGATGCACCGCAGGTACGGCGACACCTTCACGATCCGGGTGCTGCCACAGCGCCGCTACGTGGTGGTCTTCCACCGTCCCGAGCACGTCAAGGAGATCTTCGCCGGCGACCCGGAGGTCTTCCACGCAGGCAAGGGCAACGCGATCCTGGGGCCGGTGATGGGCGAGCACTCCCTGCTCCTGGTCGACAGTGCGCAGCACAAGCGCGCCCGCAAGATGCTGATGCCCGCGTTCAACGCCAGCGCGATCCGCAGCTACCGCTCGGTGGTGACCGGGCTGGCCAAGGCGGAGGTGGCGAGCTGGCGTGAAGGGGTGCCGTTCGCCTCTCTGGAGCGGATGAACGCGCTGACCCTCGAGGTGATCCTCCAGGTGGTCTTCGGGGTGACCGACGAGCGCCGCCTCGGTGAGCTGCGGCCGTTGGTCAACCGCACCGTCAATGTCAGCCCGGCCGTCTTCCTCGGCTACAACTTCGCCCGGCTGCAGAAGCTTGGGCCGTGGCGCCGGGCGATCGAGAACCAGGTCGAGCTCGACCGGGTGATCCACGCCGAGATCACCGACCGCCGCACTCGTACCGACCTCGACGAGCGCTCGGACGTGCTCTCCCGGCTGCTCCTGGTGCGCGACGAGACCACCGGCGAGGGCCTGGCCGACGATGAGCTCCGTGACCAGCTGGTGACGCTGCTGCTCGCCGGCCACGAGACCACCGCGACGGCGCTGTCGTGGGCACTGCACGAGATCGGCAAGGACGCGGCGGTGGCCCAGCGGGCGCGGCAAGCCGCCAGCGAGGGCGACGACGAGCACCTCGAGGCGGTGCTCAAGGAGGCGATGCGGCTGCATCCGGTGATCCCGATGGTGGTGCGCCACCTGATGGCACCGGCGACCGTGGCCGGCATCGACCTCCCGCGCGGGGCCAACGTCGCCGCGTCGATCATCCTCGCCCACGAGAGCGAGGAGAGCCACCCCGACCACCTCGCCTTCCGGCCCGAGCGGTTCCTCGAGGGCGAGGTGCACCCGAACACCTGGATCCCCTTCGGCGGCGGTGTGCGACGCTGCATCGGCGCCGGCTTCTCGCTGATGGAGGGGGTGGCCGTGCTGCGCGAGGTGCTCACCACGTACGACGTCACGCTGCCGGCCGGCGAGCCCGCCGAGCGACCCAAGGTCCGCAACATCACCAGCGTCCCGCGCCGGGGCGCGCGCATCGTCGTACGCCGTCGCTGACCGCCCCGGCGTCGCCGAACAGGCCCCTCGTAGGCTCCTCGTGTGAAGCTCGAACGCAAGCACGCGCTCTTCCTGCTGGCCGTGGGCGTCTGGAACTGGCTGACCTATGCCCGGTTCACCAAGGCGCTGATCGACACGCCGGAGGACCGCCCCACCGGCTACTACGTCGCGCACTCGATCCTGATCGTGGTCAACGTGGTGATCGGCGGCGTCCTCGGCGCCTGGGGCATCAAGGCGCTCCGCGGCAGGACCCGCGACCAGCTCAGCTGAGCCGCTCGCGCACCTGGCCGTCGGTGAGGCCGAAGTCGGCCAGGGCGTAGGAGTGTCGCGGCGCCCGGACGCCCGAGCGGGAGGCGACAAGCTCGGCCTCGATCGCGGCGCGGACCGAGTCGCCCCACGGCAGTCCTGCGGCGGCGTACAGCCCCTGCACGGTGCCGACCGGGTCGGTCATGAGGTCGGCGTAGGCGACGTCGACGAACGCGCCGGGTCGCTCGCTCCGCGTCCTGAGGTAGGCCTCGTGCTCGCGGACGAGGAGGTCGAGCTGGGTGCGACCGATGGCGTCGCCGACGAATGCGGTCGAGGTGCCGCGGGTCGATGCCTCGGCCAACGAGCACATCGAGGCCACACAGGTCACCGGGTCACGGTGGGTGACCACCACCACGGCATCGGGATAGACGTCGAGCAGTGCGTCCAGGGCCATCAAGTGGCTCGGGTTCTTCAGGATCCAGCGCTTCTCCGCGTCGTTGAGGCCGATCAGCTGCAGCAGTCGGCGGTGCCGCCGGTAGGCCGGCGCCCAGTCGGCCCCCTGCAGCCACTCCGAGTACGCCGGCACCAGCGCCTGGGTCTCGAACGCCGCCGACGTCCCGACCTGCTGGAGCAGCCGCCAGCACTCCTCGTGGCTGGCCGCGTCGGAGTAGTGCAGCCCGGCGAGCTCGGGATGGGCCTCGTGGAACGCGTGGTAGCCCGTCTGCATCGCGGTGAAGATCGGGTCATCGTCCCAGCGCTCCCGCGGTGGCCGGGGCTGCGGCAGGTCGGCGAGCCACTGCTCCAGCCCCTGGTGTGCCGGGTCGGCGGTGAGCAGTCGCTGCAGCAGCGTCGTACCCGACCGGGGCAGGCCGGTGACCACGACCGGCCGCTCGACGGGCACCTGAGCACTGGTCGGGTTCGCTGCGAAGCCCTGCTCGGCCATCAACCGCGCGACCAGCAGCCCTTTCAGGCCGCCGCGCGCCCGGTGGTTGCCCGCGGGGGTGAGGCCGGCGGCCCCGCGGTAGTCCTCGAGCAGGACTCGCAGCCCCTCCTCGTGCTGGTCGCCGCCGAAGTCGGAGAGCCCGGTGGCCCGGACGGCGGCGGTGACGATCTCGTCGTAGCTGCCGACCGACTCACGCTCCCGCATGGAACTCCCCGCAGTCGACGTTGAGGATCTGACCGGTCACCGCGGAGGCCAGGTCGGAGGCGAGGAACAGGGTCGCCCGGGCCACCTCGTCGGGTGTGGCGAGCCGCTTCAGGTCGGTGGGCTCGGCCTTCTGCCGGTAGATCTCCTCGTGGGTGGTGCCGGCCTCCTGCGCCAACCAGTCGAAGTAGGCCTTGTTGACGTCCTCGTAGATGTACGACGGCGCCACGCTGTTCACCCGGATCCCGCGTGGACCCAGCTCGGTGGCCAGCGAGGAGGCCAGGTGGGCCAGGGTGCCCTTGGACAGCTTGTAGCCGGCGTACTCCGGCTGGGAGCTGTAGATGACGCAGGAGTTGACCATGATGATCGACCCCCGCGCCTCGGCGAGGGCGTCGGCGAAGATCGA includes:
- a CDS encoding sulfotransferase family protein; its protein translation is MRERESVGSYDEIVTAAVRATGLSDFGGDQHEEGLRVLLEDYRGAAGLTPAGNHRARGGLKGLLVARLMAEQGFAANPTSAQVPVERPVVVTGLPRSGTTLLQRLLTADPAHQGLEQWLADLPQPRPPRERWDDDPIFTAMQTGYHAFHEAHPELAGLHYSDAASHEECWRLLQQVGTSAAFETQALVPAYSEWLQGADWAPAYRRHRRLLQLIGLNDAEKRWILKNPSHLMALDALLDVYPDAVVVVTHRDPVTCVASMCSLAEASTRGTSTAFVGDAIGRTQLDLLVREHEAYLRTRSERPGAFVDVAYADLMTDPVGTVQGLYAAAGLPWGDSVRAAIEAELVASRSGVRAPRHSYALADFGLTDGQVRERLS
- a CDS encoding SDR family oxidoreductase encodes the protein MELLRDKVIVLSGVGPGLGRALGEEAARMGADLVLASRTEKRLRRMAEVVEGHGRRALVVPTDITDEDARRHLLDAALEEFGRVDCLVNNAFGIPPMDPISTLGLDALRTAQETNVFAPLRLSSIFADALAEARGSIIMVNSCVIYSSQPEYAGYKLSKGTLAHLASSLATELGPRGIRVNSVAPSYIYEDVNKAYFDWLAQEAGTTHEEIYRQKAEPTDLKRLATPDEVARATLFLASDLASAVTGQILNVDCGEFHAGA